One Candidatus Nitrososphaera evergladensis SR1 genomic window carries:
- the guaB gene encoding IMP dehydrogenase — MDFREGLTFDDVLLVPKRSPIVSRSQTDLRTKLSRNISLNIPLISANMDTVTESHMAIALAREGGIGIIHRFMTIEDQVDEVLKVKRSESVVIEQPYTVKANTTVAELYKHMAEYGVSGLLVEDGGKLAGIITRRDITFEKNMKRKVSELMTRQVITAKAGTTIEQAKEILHKHRIEKLPLVDDKGRIAGLITSKDILKMDEYPHAAKDRKGRLLVGAAVGVKGDYLERTEALLEAGADTIVVDIAHGHSENALNTVHMIKKAFPSCDLIAGNVATGDGARDLIKAGVDAVKVGVGSGSICITRVVTGSGVPQLTAVIDAVKAAKEFDIPVISDGGIRTSGDLTKALAAGASSAMIGSMFGGTDESPGKTLVKNGKKYKMYRGMASYMASLGRKYRQEGPEVVDSDDLNDYVPEGVEAMVPYKGSVVEIVRQLAGGLRSGLSYCGAKSIPEMQRNAEFVRITGAGFIESQPHDVDVM; from the coding sequence TTGGATTTTAGAGAAGGTCTGACGTTTGACGACGTTCTTCTCGTTCCTAAACGCTCGCCTATAGTTTCAAGGTCGCAGACGGACCTGAGGACAAAGCTGTCGCGCAACATCAGCCTCAACATACCGCTCATTTCGGCCAACATGGACACGGTGACCGAGTCCCACATGGCAATAGCGCTTGCCCGTGAGGGAGGCATCGGGATCATCCACCGCTTCATGACGATTGAGGATCAGGTAGACGAGGTATTGAAGGTGAAGAGGTCAGAGTCGGTGGTGATAGAGCAGCCGTACACCGTAAAGGCAAACACTACCGTGGCAGAGCTGTACAAGCACATGGCCGAGTACGGGGTCTCCGGGCTCCTTGTAGAAGACGGGGGGAAACTTGCCGGCATCATCACAAGGCGCGACATCACGTTTGAGAAAAACATGAAGCGCAAGGTGTCAGAGCTCATGACCCGGCAGGTCATAACTGCCAAGGCCGGCACCACCATAGAGCAGGCAAAAGAGATCCTGCACAAGCACCGCATAGAGAAACTGCCGCTGGTAGACGACAAGGGCAGGATTGCCGGCCTGATAACAAGCAAGGACATTTTGAAGATGGACGAGTACCCGCACGCTGCAAAGGATAGAAAGGGCCGGCTCCTTGTCGGCGCGGCGGTAGGGGTAAAGGGCGACTACCTAGAGCGCACGGAGGCGCTGCTTGAGGCAGGCGCTGACACCATAGTGGTAGACATTGCGCACGGCCACAGCGAGAACGCGCTCAACACCGTGCACATGATAAAGAAGGCTTTTCCAAGCTGCGACCTCATTGCAGGCAACGTGGCGACAGGCGACGGCGCCCGCGACCTGATAAAGGCAGGAGTCGACGCAGTCAAGGTCGGAGTCGGCTCTGGCTCGATATGCATCACGAGGGTCGTGACAGGGTCGGGCGTTCCGCAACTCACTGCGGTCATTGACGCAGTCAAGGCTGCAAAGGAATTTGACATTCCAGTCATATCTGACGGCGGCATCCGCACGTCCGGCGACCTCACAAAGGCGCTGGCGGCTGGCGCATCGTCTGCCATGATAGGGAGCATGTTTGGAGGCACCGACGAGAGCCCCGGCAAGACGCTTGTCAAAAACGGCAAAAAGTACAAGATGTACCGCGGCATGGCGTCCTACATGGCGTCGCTTGGCCGCAAGTACCGCCAGGAGGGCCCGGAGGTCGTGGATTCTGACGACCTCAACGACTATGTCCCGGAGGGAGTCGAGGCGATGGTGCCGTACAAGGGAAGCGTCGTCGAGATCGTGCGCCAGCTTGCTGGCGGCCTGCGCTCCGGCCTAAGCTACTGCGGCGCCAAGTCCATTCCAGAGATGCAAAGAAACGCCGAGTTTGTTAGGATAACCGGCGCCGGCTTTATCGAGAGCCAGCCCCACGACGTCGACGTGATGTAA
- a CDS encoding diaminopimelate decarboxylase family protein has translation MKSLVAQYGTPLYLVDEDTLHAKARELQRAYSKFKGPVKVAYSIKANFSPAIVRAFMKDGLTFDLTSLGELHFIKQCNADPENVIYTSVTEEPEEYVEVLKSGVRRIVVSSHKGMMNLALAAGQVGVRPLTMIRVNPEVATDAKVRASYKNGKFGVPFNGGTIDSATKMVKYLMGSDLLKFEGFHFHLGSQITDFSCYTHALDKMDAFMTKMKKEYPNFQVNTFDIGGGTPVFYNDPVPTPAEMAQNHLARLNQLAETHGIFTLMIESGRFLVAESSILVSRIVNTKEYNEHKIVIVDAGYHILLDAALLKQEYPQEVIPVVDSQDRTTALATPKNTHLAGRLCDTYDVFPLSKASDMSGAEVGNYVSFYNVGAYSVVFNMPFHCQTKPPVVMKDSDGKYRLVRKGTTYEQLFVEEGGDIA, from the coding sequence GTGAAGAGCCTTGTAGCGCAGTACGGCACTCCTCTCTACCTTGTAGACGAGGACACGCTGCACGCAAAAGCCCGCGAGCTCCAGAGAGCATACTCCAAGTTCAAGGGCCCGGTAAAAGTAGCGTATTCGATCAAGGCCAACTTTTCTCCGGCCATAGTGCGCGCCTTCATGAAGGACGGGCTCACTTTTGACCTCACGTCGCTTGGCGAGCTACACTTTATCAAGCAATGCAATGCCGACCCTGAGAACGTCATCTACACCAGCGTAACGGAGGAGCCTGAAGAGTACGTCGAAGTGCTAAAGAGCGGCGTGCGCAGAATAGTAGTCAGCTCGCACAAGGGCATGATGAACCTCGCGCTTGCGGCGGGCCAGGTGGGCGTGCGCCCGCTGACCATGATAAGGGTCAACCCAGAAGTCGCGACTGACGCCAAGGTGCGCGCCTCGTACAAGAACGGCAAGTTCGGAGTCCCGTTCAACGGCGGCACAATCGACAGCGCGACAAAGATGGTCAAGTACCTGATGGGAAGCGACCTGTTAAAGTTCGAGGGCTTCCACTTCCACCTAGGATCGCAGATCACCGACTTTTCCTGCTACACCCACGCGCTGGACAAGATGGACGCCTTTATGACCAAGATGAAAAAAGAGTACCCGAACTTTCAGGTAAACACCTTTGACATCGGCGGAGGAACGCCAGTGTTCTACAACGACCCTGTGCCAACGCCGGCAGAGATGGCTCAGAACCACCTTGCCCGGCTCAACCAGCTTGCAGAAACACACGGCATATTCACGCTGATGATAGAGTCGGGCCGCTTTCTGGTTGCCGAGTCGTCAATCCTGGTATCAAGGATAGTGAACACCAAGGAGTACAACGAGCACAAGATAGTGATAGTCGACGCAGGCTACCACATACTCCTTGACGCGGCGTTGTTGAAGCAGGAATACCCGCAGGAAGTGATTCCTGTAGTGGACAGCCAGGACAGGACAACGGCCCTTGCGACACCAAAGAACACGCACCTTGCAGGAAGGCTGTGCGACACGTACGACGTCTTTCCGCTCTCAAAGGCATCAGACATGTCGGGCGCAGAGGTGGGCAACTATGTCTCGTTCTACAACGTGGGTGCCTACTCGGTCGTGTTCAACATGCCGTTCCACTGCCAGACCAAGCCTCCAGTCGTGATGAAGGACAGCGACGGCAAGTACAGGCTGGTCAGAAAGGGCACGACGTACGAGCAGCTCTTTGTCGAGGAAGGCGGCGACATAGCGTAA
- a CDS encoding acylphosphatase, with amino-acid sequence MLKKTRAHVFVTGKVQGVYFRQNTQLTAKEHGVTGWVRNLPDGRVEAVIEGDDAAVRKVVDWCRHGPSSARVDNIEVKHEGYTGEFASFEVTG; translated from the coding sequence GTGTTGAAAAAAACGCGAGCTCATGTTTTTGTGACCGGCAAGGTTCAGGGCGTCTATTTCCGGCAGAACACGCAGCTGACTGCAAAAGAGCATGGCGTCACTGGGTGGGTGCGAAACCTGCCTGACGGCCGGGTGGAGGCTGTCATCGAGGGTGACGACGCGGCCGTGAGAAAGGTGGTCGACTGGTGCCGCCACGGGCCGTCATCAGCAAGGGTCGACAACATTGAAGTAAAACACGAAGGCTACACCGGCGAGTTTGCAAGCTTTGAAGTAACGGGCTAG
- the pheA gene encoding prephenate dehydratase — protein MPSVAFQGERGAFSEMAALQYFSKGATLVPCKSFADAFSEAEKKKVDYAVIPVENSIEGSVPEVYDLLMQTPLKATGEVYHRVHHCLIAGKGVKIKDVRHAYSHPQALGQCRQYLQKKRIEPVPAYDTAGSVKMVKEQGAKDAAAIASRRAAELYGMEILDEGIEDRKSNYTRFLVLALSDNDDKRARKNNEQQQQQYKTSIIFSVKHVPGALFGILGEFAIRNLNLTKIESRPTKETPWEYNFYVDFEGHANDTAVKQVLKAVKSKTSYLKIIGSYRKAEF, from the coding sequence ATGCCAAGCGTCGCCTTTCAGGGAGAGCGCGGGGCATTTAGTGAGATGGCCGCGCTACAGTATTTCTCCAAGGGCGCTACGCTTGTCCCTTGCAAGTCCTTTGCAGACGCTTTTTCCGAAGCTGAAAAGAAAAAGGTCGACTATGCAGTCATACCGGTTGAAAATTCCATAGAGGGAAGCGTGCCTGAAGTGTATGATTTGCTGATGCAGACCCCGCTAAAGGCAACGGGCGAGGTCTACCACAGGGTGCACCACTGCCTGATTGCCGGAAAAGGCGTCAAGATCAAAGATGTCAGACACGCCTACTCGCACCCGCAGGCGCTGGGCCAGTGCCGGCAGTACCTGCAAAAGAAAAGGATAGAGCCCGTGCCGGCGTACGACACTGCCGGCTCTGTCAAGATGGTAAAGGAGCAGGGCGCCAAGGACGCGGCGGCAATAGCAAGCAGGCGCGCGGCAGAGCTGTACGGCATGGAGATACTGGACGAAGGCATCGAGGACAGAAAGAGCAACTATACCCGCTTTTTGGTGCTTGCGCTGTCAGATAATGATGACAAGAGAGCCAGGAAAAACAACGAGCAACAACAGCAGCAGTACAAGACGTCCATCATATTTTCAGTAAAGCACGTGCCGGGCGCGCTCTTTGGAATCCTCGGCGAGTTTGCGATAAGGAACCTGAATCTTACGAAAATAGAGTCGCGGCCGACAAAAGAAACCCCGTGGGAGTACAACTTTTACGTCGACTTTGAGGGGCACGCAAACGATACGGCGGTAAAGCAGGTGCTAAAGGCGGTAAAGAGCAAGACGTCGTACCTGAAGATCATCGGCTCGTACAGAAAAGCCGAATTCTAG
- a CDS encoding CDC48 family AAA ATPase, translated as MSQNTLSLKVLEAYTRDVGRGVARIDYDSMDSLGASTGDVIEIRGKRRTVAKCLPLYPSDEGKGIIRVDGLVRNNAGIAIGDTVTVKKIKAVPAEKVIVAPLEAIPPIDERYLADALESVPLIKGDNVMVPYFGGRLTFQVIGVTPAADAVLVTQKTIFHIAEKGETMRGVPQVTYEDIGGLKEEIQKVREMIELPLRHPEIFEKLGIEAPKGVLLYGPPGTGKTLLAKAVANESNAHFISISGPEIMSKFYGESEARLREIFKEAKEKAPSIIFIDEIDSIAPKREEVTGEVERRVVSQLLSLMDGLEARGKVIVIAATNRPNAIDPALRRPGRFDREIEIKVPDKRGRLEILQIHTRNMPLETDVDQDKIAGITHGFVGADLEYLCKEAAMKCLRRLLPELNLEDEKLSPDVLNKLIVTMSDFENAVKEVMPSAMREVYLESPDIPWTAIGGLDEVKRELQEAVEWPLRYPDLYTKLGHTMPKGILMHGPSGTGKTMLAKAVATESEANFISVRGPELLSKWVGESERGIREIFRRARQAAPCVVFFDEIDSIAPTRGMGGDSMVTERVVSQLLTELDGIQALSGVVVIAATNRADIIDPALLRPGRFDKIVFVPMPDKPTRLKILEIHAKKKPIGPDVDLGKVAELTDGFSGADTSSVVNTAVSLVLHEYLAKYPTPEEAAKHAAEAHVMMRHFEDAIKKIKTQREGKPGEKVTVPYYR; from the coding sequence GTGAGCCAGAATACTCTATCTTTAAAGGTTCTTGAAGCGTATACCCGGGACGTAGGCAGGGGAGTAGCCAGGATCGACTACGACTCGATGGACTCTCTGGGTGCATCAACTGGCGACGTTATTGAGATAAGGGGCAAGCGCAGGACGGTTGCCAAATGCTTACCGCTTTACCCGTCTGACGAAGGCAAGGGGATAATCCGCGTCGACGGACTTGTGAGAAACAACGCCGGCATTGCCATTGGTGACACCGTGACAGTCAAGAAGATAAAGGCGGTCCCTGCCGAGAAAGTCATCGTTGCTCCATTGGAGGCAATCCCGCCAATAGACGAGCGCTACCTTGCAGACGCGCTTGAAAGCGTGCCTCTCATCAAGGGCGACAACGTGATGGTGCCGTACTTTGGTGGCAGACTGACCTTCCAGGTAATTGGCGTGACGCCGGCCGCTGACGCAGTGCTTGTAACTCAAAAGACGATATTCCACATCGCCGAGAAAGGCGAGACCATGAGGGGCGTCCCGCAGGTCACGTACGAGGACATCGGCGGCCTGAAGGAAGAGATACAAAAAGTCCGCGAGATGATAGAGCTCCCGCTCAGGCACCCCGAGATATTCGAGAAACTGGGCATCGAAGCTCCAAAGGGCGTGCTGCTCTATGGTCCACCAGGAACAGGCAAGACATTGCTTGCCAAGGCGGTGGCAAACGAAAGCAACGCGCATTTCATCTCCATCTCAGGCCCGGAGATCATGAGCAAGTTCTACGGCGAGTCCGAGGCTAGACTGCGAGAGATATTCAAGGAGGCAAAGGAAAAGGCCCCGTCAATCATATTCATCGACGAAATAGACTCGATTGCGCCAAAGAGGGAAGAGGTGACAGGCGAGGTCGAAAGGCGCGTCGTGTCTCAGCTCTTGTCGCTGATGGATGGCCTTGAGGCAAGAGGCAAGGTGATCGTAATTGCCGCGACAAACAGGCCAAACGCAATCGACCCGGCGCTCAGGAGACCCGGCAGGTTCGACAGGGAAATCGAGATCAAGGTCCCAGACAAGCGCGGAAGGCTAGAGATACTCCAGATACACACCCGCAACATGCCGCTTGAAACCGACGTGGACCAGGACAAGATTGCCGGCATCACGCACGGCTTTGTCGGCGCAGACCTAGAATACCTCTGCAAGGAGGCCGCGATGAAGTGCCTCCGCAGGCTGCTACCTGAACTGAACCTTGAGGACGAAAAGCTGTCGCCGGATGTGCTCAACAAGCTCATCGTGACCATGTCAGACTTTGAAAACGCCGTCAAGGAGGTAATGCCGTCTGCCATGAGAGAGGTCTACCTGGAATCGCCTGACATCCCGTGGACCGCAATCGGCGGGCTCGACGAGGTCAAGCGCGAGCTCCAGGAAGCCGTGGAATGGCCGCTGCGCTACCCCGACCTGTACACAAAGCTTGGACACACCATGCCAAAGGGCATACTGATGCACGGTCCTTCCGGCACGGGCAAGACCATGCTTGCAAAGGCAGTGGCAACAGAGTCTGAGGCCAACTTTATCAGCGTCCGCGGTCCGGAACTGCTGAGCAAGTGGGTCGGCGAGTCAGAGCGTGGCATCAGAGAGATATTCAGGCGCGCAAGGCAGGCTGCGCCGTGCGTCGTGTTCTTTGACGAGATAGACTCTATCGCCCCGACGAGGGGAATGGGAGGCGACAGCATGGTCACAGAGCGCGTAGTATCACAGTTGCTGACAGAGCTTGACGGCATCCAGGCGCTTTCCGGCGTCGTTGTCATTGCGGCTACAAACAGGGCAGACATCATCGATCCTGCGCTGCTTCGCCCCGGAAGGTTTGACAAAATAGTGTTCGTGCCGATGCCAGACAAGCCGACAAGGCTCAAGATACTGGAAATACACGCCAAGAAAAAGCCTATAGGCCCAGACGTGGACCTTGGCAAGGTTGCCGAGCTGACAGACGGCTTTAGCGGAGCAGACACCAGCTCGGTGGTCAACACTGCGGTGTCGCTCGTGCTGCACGAGTACCTTGCAAAGTATCCGACGCCGGAAGAAGCTGCCAAGCACGCTGCAGAAGCGCACGTGATGATGCGCCACTTTGAAGACGCCATCAAGAAAATAAAGACACAGCGCGAAGGCAAGCCGGGCGAAAAGGTCACAGTGCCGTACTATCGTTAG
- a CDS encoding emp24/gp25L/p24 family protein, protein MAAKTFIAMLGAGAAFIVIGIAASIYANTAVAVSLDGTVKPGLADELSPDMNVGNTALMQVKGSTFDIQVKDPDGSIVTSQKDLSNFTYELTASKAGEYRIAIQNTGNQDVQITGTAQTKSSPLEFSGSLMLVVTGIIVIGLSLRFRGR, encoded by the coding sequence ATGGCTGCCAAGACGTTTATCGCGATGCTTGGCGCCGGCGCGGCCTTTATTGTCATCGGCATTGCCGCAAGCATCTATGCAAACACGGCAGTCGCAGTGTCCCTTGATGGCACGGTCAAGCCGGGCCTTGCAGACGAGCTGTCGCCGGACATGAACGTAGGCAACACCGCATTGATGCAGGTAAAAGGTTCTACGTTTGACATTCAAGTAAAGGACCCTGACGGAAGCATAGTAACTTCGCAGAAGGACCTTTCCAACTTTACGTACGAGCTCACCGCTTCCAAGGCCGGCGAGTACCGGATAGCAATACAGAACACGGGAAATCAAGACGTGCAGATAACCGGCACGGCTCAGACCAAGTCCAGCCCGCTGGAGTTTTCCGGCTCGCTCATGCTGGTCGTGACCGGCATCATAGTAATAGGCTTGAGCCTGCGCTTCCGGGGACGCTAA
- the hisF gene encoding imidazole glycerol phosphate synthase subunit HisF, translated as MTLAKRIIPCLDVDNGRVVKGVHFADVKDAGDPVELAKKYSEQGADELVFLDITASQQGRDTMKNVVRKVAMVIDIPFTVGGGIKKLEDARGILLSGADKVSINTAAVKGPELITQLMEIFGKQCVVVAIDAKRRYCEGVECKGKHTFRDKKGRRYWFEVMIYGGKEGTGLDAIAWAREVEKRGAGEILLTSIDADGTENGYDIELTRAICKASTIPVIASGGCGSPRHMREVFEKADVDAALAASIFHYEKSTVDKVKKYLKRSGVRTRI; from the coding sequence GTGACGCTTGCAAAGCGCATAATCCCGTGCCTTGACGTGGACAACGGCCGCGTGGTCAAGGGCGTGCACTTTGCAGACGTCAAGGACGCCGGCGACCCCGTTGAGCTGGCAAAAAAGTACAGCGAGCAGGGCGCCGACGAGCTGGTGTTCCTCGACATCACGGCGTCGCAGCAGGGGCGCGACACTATGAAAAACGTGGTGCGCAAGGTGGCGATGGTCATCGACATCCCGTTCACGGTTGGAGGGGGCATCAAGAAACTGGAGGATGCACGCGGGATTTTGCTTTCAGGAGCCGACAAGGTGTCGATAAACACGGCGGCGGTAAAAGGCCCGGAGCTGATAACGCAGCTGATGGAGATTTTCGGCAAGCAGTGCGTGGTAGTCGCAATAGACGCCAAGCGACGTTATTGCGAAGGTGTAGAATGCAAAGGCAAGCACACGTTCCGGGATAAAAAGGGCAGGCGCTACTGGTTTGAGGTGATGATATACGGAGGCAAAGAGGGCACGGGCCTTGACGCAATAGCGTGGGCGCGCGAGGTCGAGAAAAGGGGCGCCGGCGAAATCCTCTTGACAAGCATCGACGCCGACGGCACGGAAAACGGCTATGACATCGAGCTTACAAGGGCGATCTGCAAGGCGTCTACCATACCGGTCATTGCGTCCGGCGGCTGCGGGAGCCCGCGCCACATGCGCGAGGTGTTTGAAAAAGCCGACGTAGACGCGGCGCTTGCGGCGTCCATATTCCACTATGAAAAGAGCACTGTCGACAAGGTCAAGAAATACCTGAAGAGGAGCGGGGTCAGGACGAGGATATGA
- a CDS encoding dihydropteroate synthase gives MAVKIGRVEVGGSKNHVKVMGIINASPESFFSGSVRTGFNEVAQTAREMQDAGAHVIDIGAMSTAPYLDTIIPAEEEVRRLKTAMEAAKSACSLPISVDTPRAEVAEAAVKLGADAINDVTGLQYDRRMAQVAARAGLPVIIGAYSRTPASGRVAGTVRALKESIAMAKKAGIRKEMIIVDPSIGFFRAEGRNPFFTKIADGDKMQWYARDLEVLSSLHRLAALAPVCVSVSRKSFIGHLLNLPKAEERMAPSIACEVVAAINGASLVRTHSVKETVQALTMLELLRR, from the coding sequence TTGGCGGTAAAAATTGGCAGAGTGGAGGTCGGCGGCAGCAAAAACCACGTCAAGGTGATGGGGATAATCAACGCAAGCCCCGAGTCGTTCTTTTCGGGCTCTGTCAGGACCGGCTTTAACGAGGTTGCGCAGACTGCAAGGGAAATGCAGGACGCCGGTGCGCACGTCATCGACATCGGGGCAATGTCGACCGCGCCGTACCTCGACACCATAATCCCTGCCGAAGAAGAGGTACGGCGGCTGAAAACCGCCATGGAGGCGGCCAAGTCCGCGTGCAGCCTGCCGATTTCAGTCGACACGCCACGAGCAGAGGTTGCCGAGGCCGCGGTAAAGCTTGGCGCAGACGCGATAAACGACGTCACGGGGCTGCAGTACGACCGGAGGATGGCGCAGGTCGCCGCCAGGGCCGGCCTGCCCGTGATAATCGGGGCCTACAGCAGGACGCCTGCCTCAGGCAGGGTTGCAGGCACGGTCCGGGCATTGAAGGAAAGCATCGCTATGGCAAAAAAGGCAGGTATCCGAAAAGAGATGATTATAGTCGACCCGTCGATAGGCTTTTTCCGTGCCGAGGGCAGGAACCCCTTTTTCACGAAAATAGCCGACGGCGACAAAATGCAGTGGTACGCCCGCGACCTCGAAGTGTTGTCGAGCCTGCACAGGCTTGCCGCGCTTGCGCCAGTCTGCGTATCCGTTTCAAGAAAGTCGTTCATAGGCCACCTTCTCAACCTGCCAAAAGCAGAGGAAAGGATGGCCCCCTCTATCGCGTGCGAGGTGGTTGCGGCAATAAACGGCGCAAGCTTGGTGAGGACGCACAGCGTGAAAGAGACCGTGCAGGCGCTGACCATGCTGGAGCTCCTCCGGCGCTAG
- a CDS encoding zinc-binding dehydrogenase, protein MMKAVPFYQHGPVDMLRYEDFPEPEPAKGQVVIDVEYCGVNHLDIWTRMGITGKKIRLPHICGCDIVGAVKKSAAGFDAGERVMVYPGASCGKCTHCKAGRENLCSQFAIIGGTSDYNGGYAAQVAVPARNVVRLGKMKIDLKTAATLAVSYLTAWNMLSANSAKKGKSLLVYGAASGVGMATIQLARAMGVSTIITTAAGPEKAKFGKKLGAHHVIDRSETKDIAGEVFARLGGKGVDIVIDHVGAATWQTSIASLMPGGRMAVCGMTSGNDATVPVRMFYSKQVAMTGALLGTKAQLVELLRLVQAKKIKPVIDSVFPLKEAGQAQDRMEKGLHAGKILLNCRR, encoded by the coding sequence ATGATGAAGGCGGTGCCCTTTTACCAGCACGGGCCGGTGGACATGTTGAGGTATGAGGATTTCCCGGAACCCGAGCCGGCAAAGGGGCAGGTCGTAATCGATGTAGAGTATTGCGGCGTGAATCATCTCGACATCTGGACGAGGATGGGGATAACCGGCAAAAAGATCCGGCTGCCGCACATATGCGGCTGCGACATTGTAGGCGCCGTAAAGAAAAGCGCGGCCGGTTTTGATGCCGGCGAGCGCGTCATGGTGTACCCCGGCGCCAGCTGCGGAAAATGCACGCACTGCAAAGCAGGGCGGGAAAACCTCTGCAGCCAGTTTGCAATCATTGGCGGGACAAGCGACTATAACGGCGGGTATGCAGCGCAGGTGGCGGTGCCGGCACGAAACGTCGTCCGGCTTGGCAAGATGAAAATAGATTTGAAGACCGCGGCGACGCTTGCAGTCTCGTATCTTACGGCGTGGAACATGCTGTCTGCAAACAGTGCGAAAAAGGGAAAATCGCTCCTTGTGTACGGCGCGGCAAGCGGGGTCGGCATGGCCACTATCCAGCTTGCCCGCGCGATGGGCGTCTCGACAATCATCACGACAGCGGCGGGGCCTGAAAAAGCGAAATTTGGCAAAAAGCTTGGCGCCCACCACGTCATCGACAGAAGCGAGACAAAGGACATCGCCGGCGAGGTATTTGCCAGGCTTGGTGGCAAAGGAGTGGACATTGTCATCGACCACGTGGGCGCGGCGACCTGGCAGACAAGCATTGCATCTCTAATGCCGGGTGGCAGGATGGCAGTCTGCGGCATGACGTCCGGAAACGACGCGACGGTCCCCGTACGGATGTTTTACAGCAAGCAGGTAGCGATGACGGGCGCACTATTGGGGACAAAGGCGCAGCTTGTAGAACTGCTAAGGCTCGTGCAGGCAAAGAAGATCAAGCCTGTCATCGATTCCGTGTTTCCGTTAAAGGAGGCGGGGCAGGCGCAGGACAGGATGGAAAAGGGCCTGCACGCTGGCAAGATCCTGCTCAACTGCCGCCGTTGA
- a CDS encoding exosome complex RNA-binding protein Csl4, protein MSKENNNKVMIMLPGEQVASIEEFEGGKNTYLTQDGTIRSAAIGTKAMDLKRRVIKIEPKNAPMLPKIGDILVGYVEMIFASMISVKVLYINGVESTSGFSAIASMRVGGGGRDRRERPIFRTGDIIRGRVMSLLNSTVHMTIAEREFGVLYTTCFMCGGDTVKVNDTVKCIECGAWEPRKLTNDYGKETLRQIFRAGGSR, encoded by the coding sequence TTGAGCAAGGAAAATAATAACAAAGTAATGATAATGCTGCCAGGCGAGCAGGTTGCCTCCATAGAAGAGTTTGAGGGAGGCAAGAACACTTACCTGACGCAGGACGGCACGATAAGGTCGGCCGCAATAGGCACCAAGGCAATGGACCTGAAAAGGCGAGTGATAAAGATAGAGCCCAAAAATGCGCCAATGCTTCCCAAGATAGGCGACATACTGGTAGGCTATGTAGAGATGATATTTGCCAGCATGATATCGGTAAAGGTGCTGTACATAAACGGAGTAGAGTCCACGTCAGGGTTCTCGGCGATTGCCTCCATGAGGGTAGGCGGTGGCGGCCGCGACAGGCGGGAAAGGCCGATCTTTCGCACAGGCGACATCATAAGAGGCAGGGTGATGAGCCTGCTCAACTCTACAGTGCACATGACCATTGCGGAAAGAGAGTTTGGCGTGCTCTACACCACCTGCTTTATGTGCGGAGGCGACACGGTCAAGGTAAACGACACGGTCAAGTGCATCGAATGCGGAGCATGGGAGCCCCGCAAGCTGACAAACGACTATGGCAAAGAGACGCTTCGCCAGATATTCAGGGCGGGCGGCAGCAGGTAG
- a CDS encoding DUF6659 family protein — protein sequence MDFAKICDQVFALDDDIRYAGVIDDMGALVAGGMRKGIDSLTDQSNEELYLAQTALRKSMRHRFDNTLGRARFAYVERDRVSILTFYMDGHTLVVTLEPNLDSHTAMDIAKDTLDLLNGGS from the coding sequence ATGGATTTTGCAAAGATTTGCGATCAGGTATTTGCACTTGACGACGACATCAGGTACGCCGGCGTTATTGACGACATGGGCGCGCTCGTGGCCGGCGGCATGAGAAAGGGCATCGACTCTTTGACAGACCAGTCAAACGAAGAGCTTTATCTTGCGCAGACGGCGCTCCGCAAGTCCATGAGGCACAGGTTTGACAACACCCTTGGAAGGGCGCGCTTTGCGTATGTCGAGCGGGACAGGGTCTCCATCCTGACGTTCTACATGGACGGCCACACGCTTGTCGTGACGCTAGAGCCCAACCTTGACTCTCACACGGCGATGGACATTGCCAAGGACACGCTTGACCTTCTCAACGGCGGCAGTTGA